A stretch of the Candidatus Saccharimonadales bacterium genome encodes the following:
- a CDS encoding helix-turn-helix domain-containing protein, translating into MHHDTQTIISLLTDLGLSENEAATYAALLRLESTSIRKIAAETEINRGTTYDALKKLTTFGLVSIKQNGKREQYTAESPERIYDIIREKRRDLVDIAEDAKKIVPGLLARQAHSEGRPLVKYYEGDGGVTTILKDVLQTCRMLDIPEYYAYSSSQVRRYLYKEFPQFTERRVAEDIRVKVIAVGAGGDEAPKAARKWLAEPPSGSISSYTIVYGSKVATISITSDDTPYGVIVDDLGAAAMQRLLFEQLWETLPNEK; encoded by the coding sequence ATGCACCACGACACTCAAACGATTATATCGCTCCTCACTGATCTAGGGCTGTCGGAGAACGAAGCTGCTACCTATGCGGCCTTACTTCGTCTTGAATCGACTTCGATCCGTAAGATCGCTGCTGAGACTGAGATAAACCGCGGAACCACCTACGATGCACTAAAAAAATTGACAACTTTTGGGCTGGTTAGTATCAAGCAAAATGGCAAACGTGAACAATACACTGCTGAATCTCCCGAAAGAATATATGACATCATCCGTGAGAAACGGCGTGATCTGGTGGATATAGCAGAAGACGCCAAAAAAATTGTTCCAGGTCTGTTGGCTCGTCAAGCGCATAGTGAAGGACGCCCACTCGTCAAATATTATGAGGGTGACGGCGGCGTAACTACGATTCTGAAAGACGTACTGCAGACTTGCCGTATGCTCGATATCCCTGAGTATTATGCTTATTCTTCCAGCCAGGTGAGACGCTATCTGTATAAAGAATTTCCTCAGTTTACTGAGCGGCGAGTTGCCGAAGATATCCGCGTCAAGGTTATTGCCGTTGGAGCAGGCGGCGACGAGGCACCAAAAGCAGCTCGCAAATGGCTTGCCGAACCTCCATCGGGCAGTATATCGAGTTATACGATCGTCTACGGATCAAAGGTAGCTACTATATCGATTACCAGTGACGATACGCCGTACGGTGTTATCGTTGATGATCTGGGGGCGGCTGCAATGCAGCGATTGCTGTTTGAGCAACTATGGGAAACCCTACCAAATGAGAAATAG
- a CDS encoding 2-phospho-L-lactate transferase CofD family protein translates to MKDIEHIPHFEGALTVGILGGGTAGKTAAGYIDAVEAGLVPGVAHADVFVGVATCDDGSATGRLRTLYNTPATGDIRRSISALSINQDAAQDFENRFSLASTADDVRTTAEQLMATLSYSKPAADGVDTARIIDMTVELSRNIISRDPNGLMGIALGHLVLTALTLESDLDQASQTAGDLMMTRAAVIPVSSIPHYLKLRDGDKIVIGEHMIDTDYTLEHPEDFDITACSGPEGTDMIIPTTPRLLDRLRTADQVAIGPGSFLTSTRAALLGAGTSEALREISLADDRELFLLANIKLDDETKDWTVAKFAHEHTKAIGGPLDAVICNNDIEDLRSPVVFDEHDLTTSGELYKVISLPLRKLSHTPKIAGDPLAHRRSDVEHDMNAVAIAMGEERMKKQSVADSQYTRAAS, encoded by the coding sequence ATGAAAGATATTGAACACATACCACATTTTGAGGGTGCCTTGACAGTCGGTATCTTGGGCGGTGGCACGGCTGGCAAAACAGCAGCTGGCTATATTGATGCCGTCGAAGCTGGCTTAGTACCCGGTGTAGCGCATGCCGACGTATTTGTCGGTGTCGCTACTTGTGACGACGGCTCGGCGACGGGACGACTGCGCACACTGTACAATACCCCGGCCACTGGTGATATTCGGCGATCAATCTCTGCACTCAGCATAAACCAAGACGCAGCTCAGGATTTTGAAAATCGGTTCAGCTTAGCATCAACCGCTGATGACGTGCGCACGACTGCCGAGCAATTGATGGCCACTCTCAGTTACAGCAAACCGGCCGCCGACGGTGTGGATACGGCACGGATTATTGATATGACTGTCGAGCTTAGCCGTAATATTATCTCGCGGGATCCAAACGGTTTGATGGGCATTGCACTTGGCCATTTGGTCCTGACAGCCTTGACCCTCGAATCTGATCTCGATCAGGCCAGCCAGACGGCCGGAGACCTGATGATGACCCGCGCCGCGGTCATACCAGTATCATCAATACCCCATTACCTCAAACTACGTGATGGTGACAAAATTGTCATTGGCGAGCATATGATCGACACCGATTACACACTCGAACATCCGGAAGATTTCGATATTACCGCCTGCAGTGGACCCGAGGGAACCGACATGATAATCCCGACGACTCCCCGGTTACTCGATCGGCTTCGTACCGCTGATCAAGTCGCTATCGGCCCAGGCAGTTTCCTGACATCAACACGAGCCGCCCTGCTCGGCGCTGGCACCTCAGAAGCCCTGCGCGAAATCAGCTTAGCGGACGACCGTGAGTTGTTCCTACTGGCCAATATAAAACTCGACGACGAAACCAAAGATTGGACCGTTGCCAAATTTGCGCACGAACACACCAAGGCTATCGGTGGACCGCTCGACGCCGTTATCTGCAACAATGATATCGAAGACCTCAGGAGTCCTGTTGTGTTTGACGAACATGATCTAACGACAAGTGGCGAGTTATACAAAGTCATTTCCCTGCCACTTCGTAAACTCAGCCATACGCCCAAAATTGCTGGTGACCCGCTGGCTCATCGACGTTCCGACGTCGAACACGACATGAATGCCGTTGCCATTGCCATGGGCGAGGAGCGGATGAAGAAACAGTCAGTCGCAGACAGCCAATACACCCGCGCTGCATCTTGA
- a CDS encoding coenzyme F420-0:L-glutamate ligase: protein MIISAIKTAKIVASQQTLYDVLDTYLPVVTEKSIVVITSKIVSICEGSIVPYDDISKADLVVRESDLYLPAEASAYGHHFTIVGNTLIAMAGIDESNGEGYYILWPRNSQQTANEVRAHLLRKHNIREVGVVITDSTTRPLRRGTTGISLAHSGFAALNNYIGKPDIFGRPFGVTQANVAEGIAAAAVLAMGEGAEQTPLCVLTDASTVQFENHDPTAEQLAETTLSIETDLFQPFLTTADWRPGGRHKPSIDTTAKD, encoded by the coding sequence ATGATCATATCGGCTATAAAAACAGCGAAAATTGTTGCAAGTCAGCAAACTTTGTATGATGTACTCGATACATACTTGCCCGTTGTGACCGAGAAAAGCATTGTCGTCATTACGTCAAAAATCGTGTCAATCTGTGAAGGCAGTATCGTTCCATATGATGATATTAGCAAAGCCGATTTAGTGGTGCGTGAATCCGATCTGTATTTGCCGGCAGAAGCTAGCGCATACGGGCATCATTTTACGATTGTCGGCAATACGCTTATCGCCATGGCCGGTATAGATGAGTCGAACGGCGAAGGATATTACATTCTTTGGCCGCGGAATTCGCAGCAGACTGCTAATGAGGTCCGCGCGCATCTTTTGCGTAAACACAATATACGCGAAGTTGGAGTTGTCATAACAGACAGTACGACCAGGCCGCTCCGGCGTGGAACGACAGGCATATCGCTGGCTCACAGTGGCTTTGCGGCGCTCAATAATTACATAGGTAAGCCCGACATCTTCGGGCGGCCATTTGGCGTCACGCAGGCAAATGTGGCAGAAGGTATAGCGGCTGCTGCGGTACTGGCTATGGGTGAAGGCGCTGAGCAAACACCGCTCTGCGTATTGACTGATGCTTCGACCGTTCAATTTGAGAACCATGATCCAACTGCTGAACAACTCGCCGAAACGACGCTGTCGATCGAAACTGATTTGTTTCAGCCATTTTTGACTACAGCCGACTGGCGTCCCGGCGGGCGGCACAAGCCGTCAATTGATACTACTGCGAAGGATTAA